Below is a window of Camelina sativa cultivar DH55 chromosome 11, Cs, whole genome shotgun sequence DNA.
aaataatttcgtgaatttggtttttaaaaagcgagttattatattatgagtaatttaatatattgttatactttttgttttaatatacttggtttttaaaaattctttcatattatagtgacatattattgacattgctataacaaaccaatttagagtgtttatagtttctaactttaatatcaagtttcaatattttaaaaatatttcaaaataaattatttaaagtttattacattatataaaaatataaaattcaacaaaaaagtatgaaattgaatttaaatattcaaattttgacccattactccataaatttttaaattcaatagatattatttttaaagaataatgttaataaaaattgaatattttatagattgaatcatttatatttgtttttataaattcaacttatggtatatccggaaataaaactatttttgaattataataaataatatgataatttatttgttcacaaaatagactcatatataaaattgagaggtgaagtataataataattaacaaattaatatgttaagttagatatcaaaggattttatttgataaataatttaataaagaaaattaatatggtaagttagatgatatcaaatgattctttagaatattctctttaagatatttggaaacaataaatccataatatacaaataatataaaacttaatctataacatatttgtaaccaacttaataaaattatatagtctaaaaaacaatgttgtgtatttctgttttattatataggggataacaaaataaaagttaacaagaaaaaccaagaatagtctttgaaattaaattcaatgcaagaaaacaaaataaagtaaccAAACTTCTTCTCAACCTTGATCCTAACGAATAATctacaaacataaacaaacgCAGAATAGGTTTTGTTGTCACATAAACCTTTGGAACGACTTGTTTATTTGGAGAGCAATTCACAAATGTGAAATCAGAAGAAGCAGgcaaagatttttttcttttctttttggataacATAGCTTTTCCGATATGGTGTTCTTAGCTGCTGAACATGAAACGTAAATCTTTTAtcaacaaaacgtatttatagtgtTATAATAAGATGTGAGAGATTTTATCTGTGATTGATCGTCGAAAATCTTGTTAGGCAAATAtacaatctaaaaaaatatcacaGTTACGAAATAAAGTAGAAGATTTAGGGGGTGtacttgatattttaagtgatttttgtaaaatttataaatcatatgttattcaatcatgaattttaaaaaatctcctGAAATCCACTTTtaatgaactgatgatttaaaaatctactttaaaatccactgttattcaaaatagtttgtggatttgaattttaataagttttagggattctggaagatttgtttagttaaaaacacacaaatccaaatctaatagttttaggtgggatttgaaagaattttaccataaatcatatcaacttccctaaaatgtatcaaaattccaaacttcctaaatctcataaaatccttcaaaatcattgtttcaatacatcCAATTAGTATTTAACTAAGGAATATACCATTAataagaattttaccataaatcatatcaacttccctaaaatgtatcaaaattccaaacttcctaaatctcataaaatccttcaaaatcattgtttcaatacatcCAATTAGTATTTAACTAAGGAATATACCATTAataagaattttaccataaatcatatcaacttccctaaaatgtatcaaaattccaaacttcctaaatctcataaaatccttcaaaatcattgtttcaatacatcCAATTAGTATTTAACTAAGGAATATACCATTAATAAGGAGTGTATGtttagtaatttgttttaatttgctACTAGGATCTCACCCGCGCTACAGCACGGGGGTATATTTGCGGACATATAcgacatataaattttagtataatcaattaatattaaatcatatatttgtgtAATGGGTTTGGATAAAATAGtagaatgaaaaatattttggtaatatCAAATCTCAATGAGCTTATATATCAAATTCTCTCCCTTCTACCAACAATTATCTTATCTCAGCCAACATGTCTCCCTTTCATGCAAAAGGGAGTCAAATctgttcttaaattttttgaaaaatatgttaagGGGCATTAACATATATGGCCGTGAAATGTGTTTATCTGTCAAATTGAAGCACATCAAAACAAAAGCTACATtcaaatttgtctttttttataatacatatgatttttggatacattcagatttatttttgtatccaaGTTAAACACAATTTATCAATAAATcatgaccaaagaaaaaacaattggtCTTTATATAAAAGATAACAGATAGACACATGAGCAAATCAttgctatataaaaaaaagattcagaaAAGCACCATATGTTTCATTGAAGTGATTCAAGAAACATGTATATCTCGTTTGAAACCATGagttaaaaatatcaataaaaatagaaaagttccAATGATTAGTGAGGAGTGAATATGTTAGTCGACttctatatttattggataaATAAAACCGGTTTCAATATTTAGGGTTAATTAACACTGTTATAAATATgatcttaataatatatttgtgaatcaaatgtttaaaatatagaTTCGAGGTATATGCTCAATTTCCAGAAAATcgaaatttatatttatgattaagattttttttgtcaacatatttaAGATTAAGATTATACTTGCAAATATAATAACTATTGTGATATGATTTTGTAAACTATTACGTGTaactgaaaatttaattttatttttggcctGTTTGTAGATTTGAAACTAAATTATACAATATTGttctcaaaaatataaaaatctgtTGAGAACAAAGGTTTAAGGAAttattctcttgtattattcATCTGGTCCATatgatacaatatatatatatagatacataatAGGGTTTCGAGTTAAACTAATAGGCCGATAATgccatatattataatatattcataacaaaatcagattattaatttaatttccgAGTGGTTATGTGCCTTATGTCAAGTGCTAATTAATAGggtgattgattttatttacatttcCTTATTATctctaaacaatttttaaatatggttAGTTCTTTTCTTCATAATCTGAATAATTAACATtcttaaaggtttttgggattcaaatatatttatagttttccTTAGTCTACGTCCCGcgctctcagaatggtaaagcggataaaTTAGCGTGATGTGTTCGCACAGTTTCACACTTAGGTGTTGACTGGTTTtcccgctacctcccgcaaacgctgcgtttgcgggtcgtagcggttgctagcgattggaaccaatcacataAAACACTCCCAATCGCTCCTAATCGCTCCCAACcgcttcaaaccactgaattccaaaagctgcttcccgcaagcgtttgcggttgcgggcgattgcggttggaatgttttttgttttttttttataaaaaacttaaaagaaatcaataataatgaaattctttgtgttatatcttctatctaaccattttctcattaaggatgagagaaaatgaagtacgaaTACGAttacagagattataaaattaacaattagaagaaaataatattccaattaacaataacccgaaaaacttgatgtaaatttaataacacatcgcacataagttcaaaaaaatctaaataaatataatatttcatcagaaatttttaaaaaataagattatttgtgaaaaatattaaaacaaatcaccagtgactcttctcaactctcacttaACCATTCCTATcgatgcaactactgacccacgatctaagagaaaagagaaaagatctacgatctaaagcatatgttttgtcatttatcaaattacttgattaaatttttggtgaaaagccaaatgcataaaggaataagtatttcaatatgaaatttatttattttttgaataattattttagtacttttttaataaatttaaattataaatcaagtttaattaaaatttttgtgtgttttaaacatttatatattatatatcacatatattatgttccaaccgctattgcatccgctggtcaaccagtcgtaaacctcccacaaatgcaccaattttaaaccgctaaaccagtcgttcaaaacgcttaataacgcttgaaaccgcaatcgcccgcttccgcaatctcccgcaacccgTCAGGCCCTTAGTTACTTttgtaaacaatgttccttcGTATTCGCTTGTTTGAACCAATCTTGTTACTCTGtcgtcaaaatatatatatatatatatattttctgcaaataatatatatatatatatatatatatatatatatatatttgtatgttaGGTACTAAATTTGGAGAATGCTAAATTTAAATTGATCTTCTTAGATATTTTActtaaatcaattaaaatatatttatacgtTTTAATTATGGTAAGTTTGTTTAAACGATAATCCATTAAAGGTTTTGTAATGGTTTATAAAGttaaaatcatcatataattaaattattttctatttgatgGTGTAGATAAATtacattatcttctttttttttattacattatcATTATTATGTACTTTATTAGAATTACaaagataattttataacaaacttaatattaattttgtaactttttaaaatttcgtttaaagaatattctcttttcaaaaaacttaaatattttcattaaattatttcgtagtaaaatttacattttttttcttaattagttattaataaCTTTAGTCATATAAGACATATGCTATTTTCTAGATAAGAAATAtgattctatttaaaaaattatatatatgggttTCCTAAGTAATAGGAAAACCAATATTCTCGTAattaatatggtttttttttggaatgtttgtttagttttcttaggagtataatttaaataaatattgcaaaatttaaatacattttcagaTACTAACCTGATAAtccattaaaaatgaaatagatATTTCTGACCCGAATCCAATTTGGTTGATTTCGggtaattttctaattttgacccgacccgaattcattttgtatttctcttttattaatatagagATATTGTCTTGATTGCATGTATAGAAATCTTAGAAACTAAggaatttattttgatttaaatatgtTACGTAGTATTAAATCATCATAATGGATTTCCTTTTCTCTAAAAATCATACTAATAACTGATTGTTTCGATTGAATTGTGTTAAATTTTCATAGTTGATTTCCTTATCTCTAAAAATTCTCATACAtgaatattaaatcaattttgtatattaaactGGTTTCctatattttgatttcttgtctttttatgcaactttttaaggattaattttgtaaataactttttaaataagtataacttaaaAGCTTGAACAccaaatatacttaaaaaatgttaatatagatatatataacaaaatacatattttaattctttgttaatttttaaaactgtaaaaaagaTAATTCTAATCttactctataaataaaaattttgtttattgttttctaaatGGTTAtagataattaaaagaaatataaaaattaattaacataataccaaattatataaattatacaataaattatcaatcctaaaagaaaattgATTCTAACatgaacaattcttgggttcacttGAACCCCTTTGTtcacttctctttatttttagccaatgagattttgacatgtcaTAGTACATTTAAGAACCTATTTATTcacctctttataaaataaggaaacaaaatctgtatacattattataagattaaaaacttaaaccgcttatttataaacccaaaccgatatataatttcattctaattgtaaaatctaaaccctaaccatctcatttctaaacccaaaccgacacataatttaattctaattgtaaaatctataccctaaccatctcatttgtaaatccaaaccgacatataattttgttctaactataaaatctaaactttaaccatcttatttgtaaacccaaaccgacatataattttgttttaattgtaaaatctaaaccctaaccacttcatttgtaaacccaaaccgacatataatttcattctaattgtaaaatctaaaccctaaccatctcatttgtaaatccaaactgacatataatttcgttctaattataaaatttaaaccctaaccacttcatttgtaaacccaaaccgacatataattttgttttaattgtaaaatctaaaccctaaccacttcatttgtaaacccaaaccgacatataatttcattctaattgtaaaatctaaaccctaaccatctcatttgtaaatccaaactgacatataatttcgttctaattataaaatttaaaccctaaccacttcatttgtaaacccaaactgacatataattttgttttaattgtaaaatctaaaccctaaccacttcatttgtaaacccaaacagacatataattttttttgaattgtaaaatctaaaccctaatcaccttatttgtaaacccaaaccgatacatcatgtcattctaattgtaaattctaaaccaagccaatatttgactttccttaaaaaaaaattatacagaatttgtttccttaatatgtatgcttttaaatttaattttgatttattttaaaaaaaaaataatatatagaaaattttgattggttgaaaaggaagaagtgaacaagaaggttcaccctaggagtgaacTAAGTATTATCCGTTGACTAATCACATATTTCAATATATGTAAGGCTCTTAATTTCGTCTCTACTATACTATTCTAAGAAAGCGCAGGATTGGTATCAAACCATACTAAATTACCTTTCACAACCAAGACATCAAATGTTGGTGTAGTGAAAggaaaataatacttttttttttattttttatcttataaatatgAAATCGTGTTACATTATTCAGCATTCCATagaaaacattgttcttgaCCTGTTAATCTACATGGACCATTAGGTCTTATACTCCAAACACACGGATGATGTTCACATATATATTGATCTCTCCTAGTTACAAGAATATCAAACCATTTAGATTGACTTCCCCATTGAAAGTGACAAAAGAACAAAGTTGTTTCCCAAATATTAATAGCTTCTCTAAATCCCCAGTGTTGATGAGGGACTAAAGATTGTGATCCGAGATCTTTGTCCTTCGATTTGCAGTGTAGTGCCAATTGAACATTTGGAACAATATCATTGATGATATCCACACTTACATGCCGACTAGCCTGGCATAGACCACCAAAAAGAATAACTATGAATATGACACTAAACATTATATGAATTACAGAGGAGCCACACATTATGAAAAATTTGAATGATACTTAtcaatgtttaataaaaaatgaacTTTAAGTTTTAGCATACCATCTTTTTATACTTGATAGTCTTGATTACATACATCTCGCGAATGAATGATTAAGATTGTAAAAGATAAGCTAATATTCTATACCGTTGTATATGGAAACAATAACTTTAATTTgtagagaaaaaggaaagaaaatgcTGAACAACTTTGAACAGCAATATATGCTCCCTTTATTTTGTTATCAAATgatattcatttctttttttagaaaacgTATATATCACAATTCAGAAGTCGAAATCTTAGCATTAGCaacttataaagttataaatGCAGACATAAACTTATAAAGTTCTTAAATGCAGGCATAAACCCTTTGAAACAACTATTTCATTATactaaacataaaagaaaatgtattttatttattaaaaaatcaatatattaaagctgaaaaataaaatcttccg
It encodes the following:
- the LOC104722479 gene encoding uncharacterized protein LOC104722479, which codes for MCGSSVIHIMFSVIFIVILFGGLCQASRHVSVDIINDIVPNVQLALHCKSKDKDLGSQSLVPHQHWGFREAINIWETTLFFCHFQWGSQSKWFDILVTRRDQYICEHHPCVWSIRPNGPCRLTGQEQCFLWNAE